The Mus caroli chromosome 1, CAROLI_EIJ_v1.1, whole genome shotgun sequence genome has a window encoding:
- the Sgo2 gene encoding shugoshin 2 isoform X2: MEYPGIKVDTVTSGIQRRVKGRIAKTNLNVSLASKIKAKILNNSSIFKISLKHNNRALARALSKEKENSRRITTEKMQLQKEVEKLNFENTFLRLKLNTLNKKLVEIESHVSNDLLTAIEMSSLSEFHQGSFLLSANKKQRISKQCKPAHPPYARVLLTSENDDDDGGGADDRRNTKCNNRTISKTSPDSTSSVSRQPSSLHQCNLKAFPPKEDNQKTCGSGHLEHTSSVDVLPNECHSDQSPKSSLSEMKTAPSPSLRREKLSHGNVTMRKKCVSSTPDILYATDLDHQPTSSPGSNWNNEIHGHTNETSNNMQRNTECFLDLPSESSSDPDAKRMEQVQKNTNSFHFQETVYDAADMELTATDTGKIVTVSKSKKNQNKKKADCRKETFRKVKGASSDKKRESSKRECKDGSEVGAEEETDATRAERGSGVLDGRGDSEDRNCISNTEQPSQVNMQKKIALQNSSDQENIRNKKRRQTYTTDEQEETYPFSRHSVRFLQDGKFDLCQNTLRHNLSKPSRQTFVIRKSEKDNLFPNQEGKDTVSESLEVTNESHIADLAIKANEDVCDHETQTMLDLKKSVNAQQNQTKINKTKQKINRRTKIISVMNQIYEGNDKDIHVLENYEDNDKDIHGLEKYEDNDKDIHVLEKGNFPFHTQANKETTSGNLERSKEFETPLLFARDNGSLRDCKTQNVLDLHKQIPDLYPDRNESQISKIPRQKVNRKTEVISRVNCFSNDQGVHCSEKDKSLLLQKDKDIPGTLKDLSEFDMPAFCNKDSAKVCDYKSEMLLGLKKHDPNMQPACQDDSKAGKKLRQKVNRKTEIISKITQIHENDRESAHDSLNKKLCKKVNISKIISQMNQIYETINEDGNGFKSSIKDCQDIKSCDFGEINSNKKGNCDPIQDPCTLVKKTKKKGSCKAGSSLAGDKNRCSLQLPDSSQVSVPLDSGLKHHPNEADSGPGEQTNLPKMQKQSTVRSLGDAFSVSLGKEGSHPAKAVSKMTPKSKKRKLPLGCSPETHGTVEITLNTDLTKAVDSQQPEKENYLENEKIAKSKPDFCTKVLKPLSETCSSNIKNSSLDSMCKSSLPLSISSRKTLMLEGSASVESACILQVGDDDAHEKITTGTRNPHHRTQKSTPGSRTSLVLVDTSSASDTNTANPENESEGQSSPPLRRKRQCVPLNLTEPSLRSKMRR; this comes from the exons ATGGAGTACCCAGGGATAAAAGTTGACACTGTTACCTCTGGAATTCAGAGACGAGTGAAGGGCAGAATTGCAAAGACAAATTTGAATGTTTCTCTTGCTTCAAAGATCAAAGCAAAAATATTAA ACAATTCTTCTATTTTCAAGATCTCTCTAAAGCACAACAACAGAGCATTAGCACGGGCCCTtagtaaagagaaagagaattctCGAAGAATTACTACCGAAAAGATGCAATTACAGAAAGAAGTAGAGAAACTGAATTTTGAGAATACCTTTCTTCGCTTAAAGTTAAATACCTTG AATAAGAAGCTTGTAGAAATAGAATCGCATGTGAGCAATGATTTGTTAACTGCAATTGAAATGAGCAGTCTTTCTGAG TTCCATCAAGGTTCTTTTCTCCTGTCAGCTAACAAGAAGCAAAGGATCAGTAAGCAGTGCAAGCCTGCGCATCCTCCGTATGCAAG AGTTCTGTTAACTTcagaaaatgatgatgatgatggtggtggtgctgatgatAGAAGGAATACAAAGTGTAACAACAGAACTATATCAAAGACATCACCTGATAGTACCTCTTCGGTATCAAGACAACCTTCATCCTTACATCAGTGTAATTTGAAAGCATTCCCTCCTAAAGAAGATAATCAGAAAACATGTGGTTCAGGTCATTTAGAACATACTTCAAGTGTTGATGTACTTCCTAATG agTGCCACTCAGATCAGAGTCCTAAGAGTTCTCTGAGTGAGATGAAAACTGCTCCATCTCCCAGCCTCAGAAGGGAAAAGTTATCACATGGTAATGTGACTATGAGGAAAAAGTGTGTGTCTTCAACTCCAGACATTCTGTATGCGACAGATTTAGATCACCAACCAACTTCAAGTCCAGGATCAAATTGGAATAATGAGATACATGGTCATACTAATGAAACCAGCAATAACATGCAAAGAAATACTGAGTGTTTTCTTGACTTACCTTCTGAGTCTTCCAGTGACCCTGATGCAAAGCGCATGGAGCAGGTGCAGAAGAACACCAATAGCTTTCACTTCCAGGAAACTGTATATGATGCTGCTGACATGGAGTTAACTGCTACTGACACAGGCAAGATTGTAACAGTttcaaaaagtaagaaaaatcaaaataagaaaaaggcaGATTGTAGAAAGGAGACTTTCAGAAAAGTGAAAGGTGCAAGCTctgataaaaagagagaaagctcaAAGAGAGAATGTAAAGATGGTTCAGAAGTAGGTGCTGAGGAAGAGACTGATGCAACCAGAGCAGAAAGAGGCTCTGGTGTCCTGGATGGCAGAGGGGATTCAGAGGATCGAAACTGCATTTCCAATACTGAACAGCCATCTCAGGTAAACATGCAGAAGAAAATAGCCCTCCAGAACAGCTCAGATCAGGAGAACATTCGAAATAAAAAGAGGAGGCAAACATATACGACAGATGAGCAAGAGGAAACATACCCTTTCTCCAGACATTCAGTCAGATTTCTTCAAGATGGTAAATTTGATCTGTGTCAGAACACCCTACGTCATAATTTAAGTAAGCCTTCTCGACAGACATTTGTGATTCGTAAATCAGAAAAAGATAACTTATTTCCAAATCAAGAAGGTAAAGACACCGTTTCTGAAAGCCTAGAAGTTACAAATGAATCTCACATAGCTGATCTTGCCATCAAAGCTAATGAAGACGTATGTGACCATGAGACCCAGACAATGTTGGACTTGAAAAAGTCTGTCAATGctcaacaaaatcaaacaaaaataaataagactaagcagaaaataaatcgaaggacaaaaataatttctgtcaTGAACCAAATATATGAGGGCAATGATAAAGATATTCACGTCCTAGAAAACTATGAGGATAATGATAAAGATATTCACGGCCTAGAAAAATATGAGGATAATGATAAAGATATTCACGTCCTAGAAAAAGGCAACTTTCCCTTTCATACCCAAGCAAATAAAGAAACCACCAGTGGAAACCTAGAAAGGTCAAAAGAATTTGAAACACCTCTTCTTTTCGCAAGAGACAATGGAAGCTTACGTGACTGTAAGACCCAGAATGTTCTGGATCTGCACAAGCAAATTCCTGATCTATACCCTGATCGGAATGAGTCCCAGATTAGCAAAATCCCTAGGCAAAAAGTAAATCGCAAGACAGAAGTAATTTCTAGAGTGAATTGTTTTAGTAATGACCAAGGTGTTCATTGCTCAGAAAAGGATAAGTCTTTGTTGCTACAAAAGGATAAAGACATCCCAGGAACTTTAAAAGACTTAAGTGAGTTTGATATGCCTGCTTTTTGTAACAAAGATAGTGCAAAGGTGTGTGATTATAAGTCTGAAATGCTCTTGGGGTTGAAAAAACATGACCCTAATATGCAACCTGCTTGTCAAGATGATTCAAAAGCAGGTAAGAAACTTAGACAAAAGGTAAAtcgaaaaacagaaataatttctaaaatcacCCAAATACATGAAAATGATAGAGAAAGTGCACATGACTCATTAAATAAGAAGCTCTGTAAGAAGGTTAATATATCAAAAATCATTTCTCAAATGAAccaaatatatgagactattAATGAAGATGGAAATGGCTTTAAGAGCTCTATCAAAGATTGCCAAGATATTAAAAGTTGTGACTTTGGGGAAATCAACAgtaataaaaagggaaattgTGATCCAATTCAAGATCCTTGCACActggttaaaaaaacaaagaaaaagggatCATGTAAAGCAGGGAGCAGTTTGGCAGGAGATAAGAACAGGTGTAGTTTGCAGTTACCAGATTCTTCCCAGGTGTCTGTCCCCTTAGACTCTGGCTTAAAACACCATCCAAACGAAGCAGATTCTGGTCCTGGAGAGCAGACAAACCTGCCAAAGATGCAGAAACAAAGCACTGTGAGGTCCCTGGGAGATGCCTTCTCTGTGAGCCTGGGAAAAGAAGGAAGCCACCCAGCCAAAGCAGTTAGTAAAATGACAcccaaatcaaagaaaagaaagctccCTCTCGGTTGTTCTCCAGAAACCCATGGAACGGTGGAGATAACACTCAACACTGACCTCACTAAGGCTGTTGACTCCCAACAGCCTGAGAAGGAGAACTATTTGGAGAATGAGAAAATTGCCAAGAGTAAGCCAGATTTTTGTACAAAGGTGTTGAAACCTTTATCTGAGACATGTTCATCTAACATAAAGAATTCTTCCTTGGACAGTATGTGTAAGAGTTCGCTACCTTTGAGTATTTCTTCTAGAAAAACCCTGATGCTGGAAGGAAGTGCTTCCGTGGAGAGTGCATGCATCCTTCAAGTAGGTGATGACGACGCTCATGAGAAGATAACGACAGGCACGCGGAATCCCCACCACAGGACACAAAAGTCGACACCGG gTAGCAGAACGTCCCTCGTCTTGGTGGATACCAGTTCTGCTTCAGATACCAACACTGCTAACCCCGAGAATGAGTCAGAAGGGCAGTCCTCACCCCCACTGAGAAGGAAAAGGCAGTGCGTCCCTCTCAACCTGACAGAGCCGAGCCTTAGAAG caAGATGAGGAGATAA
- the Sgo2 gene encoding shugoshin 2 isoform X1: MEYPGIKVDTVTSGIQRRVKGRIAKTNLNVSLASKIKAKILNNSSIFKISLKHNNRALARALSKEKENSRRITTEKMQLQKEVEKLNFENTFLRLKLNTLNKKLVEIESHVSNDLLTAIEMSSLSEFHQGSFLLSANKKQRISKQCKPAHPPYARVLLTSENDDDDGGGADDRRNTKCNNRTISKTSPDSTSSVSRQPSSLHQCNLKAFPPKEDNQKTCGSGHLEHTSSVDVLPNECHSDQSPKSSLSEMKTAPSPSLRREKLSHGNVTMRKKCVSSTPDILYATDLDHQPTSSPGSNWNNEIHGHTNETSNNMQRNTECFLDLPSESSSDPDAKRMEQVQKNTNSFHFQETVYDAADMELTATDTGKIVTVSKSKKNQNKKKADCRKETFRKVKGASSDKKRESSKRECKDGSEVGAEEETDATRAERGSGVLDGRGDSEDRNCISNTEQPSQVNMQKKIALQNSSDQENIRNKKRRQTYTTDEQEETYPFSRHSVRFLQDGKFDLCQNTLRHNLSKPSRQTFVIRKSEKDNLFPNQEGKDTVSESLEVTNESHIADLAIKANEDVCDHETQTMLDLKKSVNAQQNQTKINKTKQKINRRTKIISVMNQIYEGNDKDIHVLENYEDNDKDIHGLEKYEDNDKDIHVLEKGNFPFHTQANKETTSGNLERSKEFETPLLFARDNGSLRDCKTQNVLDLHKQIPDLYPDRNESQISKIPRQKVNRKTEVISRVNCFSNDQGVHCSEKDKSLLLQKDKDIPGTLKDLSEFDMPAFCNKDSAKVCDYKSEMLLGLKKHDPNMQPACQDDSKAGKKLRQKVNRKTEIISKITQIHENDRESAHDSLNKKLCKKVNISKIISQMNQIYETINEDGNGFKSSIKDCQDIKSCDFGEINSNKKGNCDPIQDPCTLVKKTKKKGSCKAGSSLAGDKNRCSLQLPDSSQVSVPLDSGLKHHPNEADSGPGEQTNLPKMQKQSTVRSLGDAFSVSLGKEGSHPAKAVSKMTPKSKKRKLPLGCSPETHGTVEITLNTDLTKAVDSQQPEKENYLENEKIAKSKPDFCTKVLKPLSETCSSNIKNSSLDSMCKSSLPLSISSRKTLMLEGSASVESACILQVGDDDAHEKITTGTRNPHHRTQKSTPGSRTSLVLVDTSSASDTNTANPENESEGQSSPPLRRKRQCVPLNLTEPSLRRQVLQCC, encoded by the exons ATGGAGTACCCAGGGATAAAAGTTGACACTGTTACCTCTGGAATTCAGAGACGAGTGAAGGGCAGAATTGCAAAGACAAATTTGAATGTTTCTCTTGCTTCAAAGATCAAAGCAAAAATATTAA ACAATTCTTCTATTTTCAAGATCTCTCTAAAGCACAACAACAGAGCATTAGCACGGGCCCTtagtaaagagaaagagaattctCGAAGAATTACTACCGAAAAGATGCAATTACAGAAAGAAGTAGAGAAACTGAATTTTGAGAATACCTTTCTTCGCTTAAAGTTAAATACCTTG AATAAGAAGCTTGTAGAAATAGAATCGCATGTGAGCAATGATTTGTTAACTGCAATTGAAATGAGCAGTCTTTCTGAG TTCCATCAAGGTTCTTTTCTCCTGTCAGCTAACAAGAAGCAAAGGATCAGTAAGCAGTGCAAGCCTGCGCATCCTCCGTATGCAAG AGTTCTGTTAACTTcagaaaatgatgatgatgatggtggtggtgctgatgatAGAAGGAATACAAAGTGTAACAACAGAACTATATCAAAGACATCACCTGATAGTACCTCTTCGGTATCAAGACAACCTTCATCCTTACATCAGTGTAATTTGAAAGCATTCCCTCCTAAAGAAGATAATCAGAAAACATGTGGTTCAGGTCATTTAGAACATACTTCAAGTGTTGATGTACTTCCTAATG agTGCCACTCAGATCAGAGTCCTAAGAGTTCTCTGAGTGAGATGAAAACTGCTCCATCTCCCAGCCTCAGAAGGGAAAAGTTATCACATGGTAATGTGACTATGAGGAAAAAGTGTGTGTCTTCAACTCCAGACATTCTGTATGCGACAGATTTAGATCACCAACCAACTTCAAGTCCAGGATCAAATTGGAATAATGAGATACATGGTCATACTAATGAAACCAGCAATAACATGCAAAGAAATACTGAGTGTTTTCTTGACTTACCTTCTGAGTCTTCCAGTGACCCTGATGCAAAGCGCATGGAGCAGGTGCAGAAGAACACCAATAGCTTTCACTTCCAGGAAACTGTATATGATGCTGCTGACATGGAGTTAACTGCTACTGACACAGGCAAGATTGTAACAGTttcaaaaagtaagaaaaatcaaaataagaaaaaggcaGATTGTAGAAAGGAGACTTTCAGAAAAGTGAAAGGTGCAAGCTctgataaaaagagagaaagctcaAAGAGAGAATGTAAAGATGGTTCAGAAGTAGGTGCTGAGGAAGAGACTGATGCAACCAGAGCAGAAAGAGGCTCTGGTGTCCTGGATGGCAGAGGGGATTCAGAGGATCGAAACTGCATTTCCAATACTGAACAGCCATCTCAGGTAAACATGCAGAAGAAAATAGCCCTCCAGAACAGCTCAGATCAGGAGAACATTCGAAATAAAAAGAGGAGGCAAACATATACGACAGATGAGCAAGAGGAAACATACCCTTTCTCCAGACATTCAGTCAGATTTCTTCAAGATGGTAAATTTGATCTGTGTCAGAACACCCTACGTCATAATTTAAGTAAGCCTTCTCGACAGACATTTGTGATTCGTAAATCAGAAAAAGATAACTTATTTCCAAATCAAGAAGGTAAAGACACCGTTTCTGAAAGCCTAGAAGTTACAAATGAATCTCACATAGCTGATCTTGCCATCAAAGCTAATGAAGACGTATGTGACCATGAGACCCAGACAATGTTGGACTTGAAAAAGTCTGTCAATGctcaacaaaatcaaacaaaaataaataagactaagcagaaaataaatcgaaggacaaaaataatttctgtcaTGAACCAAATATATGAGGGCAATGATAAAGATATTCACGTCCTAGAAAACTATGAGGATAATGATAAAGATATTCACGGCCTAGAAAAATATGAGGATAATGATAAAGATATTCACGTCCTAGAAAAAGGCAACTTTCCCTTTCATACCCAAGCAAATAAAGAAACCACCAGTGGAAACCTAGAAAGGTCAAAAGAATTTGAAACACCTCTTCTTTTCGCAAGAGACAATGGAAGCTTACGTGACTGTAAGACCCAGAATGTTCTGGATCTGCACAAGCAAATTCCTGATCTATACCCTGATCGGAATGAGTCCCAGATTAGCAAAATCCCTAGGCAAAAAGTAAATCGCAAGACAGAAGTAATTTCTAGAGTGAATTGTTTTAGTAATGACCAAGGTGTTCATTGCTCAGAAAAGGATAAGTCTTTGTTGCTACAAAAGGATAAAGACATCCCAGGAACTTTAAAAGACTTAAGTGAGTTTGATATGCCTGCTTTTTGTAACAAAGATAGTGCAAAGGTGTGTGATTATAAGTCTGAAATGCTCTTGGGGTTGAAAAAACATGACCCTAATATGCAACCTGCTTGTCAAGATGATTCAAAAGCAGGTAAGAAACTTAGACAAAAGGTAAAtcgaaaaacagaaataatttctaaaatcacCCAAATACATGAAAATGATAGAGAAAGTGCACATGACTCATTAAATAAGAAGCTCTGTAAGAAGGTTAATATATCAAAAATCATTTCTCAAATGAAccaaatatatgagactattAATGAAGATGGAAATGGCTTTAAGAGCTCTATCAAAGATTGCCAAGATATTAAAAGTTGTGACTTTGGGGAAATCAACAgtaataaaaagggaaattgTGATCCAATTCAAGATCCTTGCACActggttaaaaaaacaaagaaaaagggatCATGTAAAGCAGGGAGCAGTTTGGCAGGAGATAAGAACAGGTGTAGTTTGCAGTTACCAGATTCTTCCCAGGTGTCTGTCCCCTTAGACTCTGGCTTAAAACACCATCCAAACGAAGCAGATTCTGGTCCTGGAGAGCAGACAAACCTGCCAAAGATGCAGAAACAAAGCACTGTGAGGTCCCTGGGAGATGCCTTCTCTGTGAGCCTGGGAAAAGAAGGAAGCCACCCAGCCAAAGCAGTTAGTAAAATGACAcccaaatcaaagaaaagaaagctccCTCTCGGTTGTTCTCCAGAAACCCATGGAACGGTGGAGATAACACTCAACACTGACCTCACTAAGGCTGTTGACTCCCAACAGCCTGAGAAGGAGAACTATTTGGAGAATGAGAAAATTGCCAAGAGTAAGCCAGATTTTTGTACAAAGGTGTTGAAACCTTTATCTGAGACATGTTCATCTAACATAAAGAATTCTTCCTTGGACAGTATGTGTAAGAGTTCGCTACCTTTGAGTATTTCTTCTAGAAAAACCCTGATGCTGGAAGGAAGTGCTTCCGTGGAGAGTGCATGCATCCTTCAAGTAGGTGATGACGACGCTCATGAGAAGATAACGACAGGCACGCGGAATCCCCACCACAGGACACAAAAGTCGACACCGG gTAGCAGAACGTCCCTCGTCTTGGTGGATACCAGTTCTGCTTCAGATACCAACACTGCTAACCCCGAGAATGAGTCAGAAGGGCAGTCCTCACCCCCACTGAGAAGGAAAAGGCAGTGCGTCCCTCTCAACCTGACAGAGCCGAGCCTTAGAAGGCAAGTGTTGCAGTGTTGCTAA